The sequence below is a genomic window from Sphingobacterium sp. ML3W.
AACATTAAAAATAACAATTAATTAGGATATGTTTGAAACATCATATCTTAAAATTTTAGAAAAACTTATCCTAGATCTAAAGGTATTGGGATATAAAACAGTTCTTTTTTCTTGCTTTTGCTTGGCAAGTACACCATTAATTACGACCATAACGGCACAGGATGAGTACCAATTAAATTACACTTAACTTGCATCAATAAATTGATAACAAACAGTTTGACTAGGTATTTATAATAAATATCGAATCGAACAGTGTGTTATTTTTCATCATAATTTAAGATTAATTGGTTTTTTAAAAGGCTTTCATTCTCCCCGTTTGAAAGCCTTTATTCAACACTTTCTTTCCGATACCATGTCCATACGAGTGCAACATTATAATCAATCCTAAGGAAAGCTTATTCTTCTACACATCAATTTCCTCTAAAATATCTCAATTCAATAATATCATTTGGAATAGGTTTTTCGTTCCAATGTTCATGGATAACAAGTGCAGCACCTAATGCTGTCGCTTGTGCCATGGAGGCACCAAAAATCTCTACCTCAGGAAATTCTTTTGCCAAGAGATTCATGTAAATATGGTTTTTACTAAACCCTCCATCTACAAAAATTCTAGATACCTTTTTAGCGTCCAAAACAAGCCTTGTCGACTCAACTTGAGCCTTGATCAAGTGTAGCATTAAACTATGGTAAGCCTCTTCATAATCATGATAGCGACCCAAATCCACCTTTGAAAAAATTTTCAAATCCCCTGCTATACTTTCCTTAGCTAATTTAGCTACTATTCTAGGATTGAGTTGAATATTACGAAACTTGGCTGTAGTAACATGAAAAAAATCAGCTATCCGTTTAGACTGTACCTCATGCTCATATCCGGCAAATAATCTGGAAGCTTTAACTGGCTTACCAGCATAAGACTGATAAAACAAACAATCTTTCCGTAATTCATCTACAGTTAAATCACTATGGTTAAATGGATTGAAAGAAATACACCAGGTTCCTGTAGATATAAGAACAAAAGGTTCATTAAAATTAAGCAAATAAGGAATTAAAGCAGAAGAACTATCATGAAGTCCAGCACCTACCCGATAAGGGCTACCTGGAAATGCGCCATCAAAAACCTCATCCCCCTTTACAATTGGCGCTAATATCCCCTGTATTCCTTCCTCCTGTACCCATTGATGATATTCATCTTTATTAAAGTCCCACAAAGCAGTATGGCAACCTATACTCGTCATATCAGAATACACCTTTCCTGAAACTAAAAAACTTAAATATTGTGGCAGATGTAAAGCAAACCTAACGCGTTCAAAAATTTTTGGCTGTTCCCTTTTTAATCGCAAAATCTGTAAGCCCGAATTTAAGCTGCCCAATGCAGGCGAAGAGCTTGCCAAAGAAAAGGCCTCTTCTCCACCATACTTATTATACAAATCTTGCTGAAGGGCAACTGGGAATTCTTTCAAGTAATTATACAAAGGAGTCAAAGGTCTACCATCATCGTCGATATATACAAAGCTAGCTCCATAGGAGGTGAAATTAATCGCTTTAACCTCAAATTCATTCTTCCGAAACACTTCATGAAGCGAGTCGAAAACTGACAATCTCAAACTTTCAAGGTTCTCACACGGATCTCCATCTTCATCCACAGTTTCTAAAAATCTTGCAGAACGCTCGAATACAATTTGGTAGTTTGCATCAAAAAGAAAAAGCTTTTTATTAGTTTTACCTACGTCGAAAATAGCAACTACTGGAATTTTATCGTTATTCATTCTTTAACTTTTATAATCCCGTTGCAATAGTATTTAAACCTCGCTCTTTTATTAATTTTTCCCGTAATTTCTCCTCATTAAATAGCAATACAGGATTCAAGGCTGCACCACTCCGTAATCGCGATTCGGCAACTAATGGTCGTACATCAGTACGGAAAGCATCTTGAAGAATTTCTTGTGCCTTCACAATATCATTCAATTGCTGAGCTTCTTTAAGTGCAGCACGATCGACCAATAATGCTTGTGCATAGGCAATTTTTATAGCTTCTACAGATTGCAATAAATCCACTAGGGGGTCTTTGAGATTATGCGAAGCATCAATCATCCACCCCAAACCTGTTGCATGGTCCATTCCATTCAAATCCATGCCATCAACGAGCTCATTAAAAATAAGGAAGAGTTGATAGGGTTTTATACTTCCAGCTGTTAAATCATCATCGGCATATTTACTATCGTTGAAATGAAAACCACCTAGCTTACCCTCCATCAACAACAGAGAGACTATCTGTTCGATATTAGCATTGGGTAGATGATGACCCAAATCAACTAAAGTAAACGCCTTAGGTCCCAGCTTATTCGCTAAGAGCAGCGATTGCCCCCAATCTCCGATAGTCATCGAATAAAAATAAGGCTCAAAAGCTTTATACTCCACAAACAATTTCCAATCTTCTGGCAAATGTTTATAAATTTCTTGCAAACTGGATAAAGTATTTTGAAATGCTTCACGAAAATTCAGTTGTCCAGGAAAAGATGAACCATCAGCTAACCAGACGGTCAGAGATTTGGACCCTAATGACTTACCATAATTAATCACTTCAATGTTATGATCAATGGCCTGCCTGCGTACCAATGGGTCAACATGGTGTAACGACCCATGTTTATAACTATGTTCTTGGTTAGCTTGATCTTGAAAAGTATTGGAGTTAACGGCGTCAAAAGTAATCGCTAAAGAACTTGCTAATGCTTTGATCTTATCTGCATCTTTTGGGATATCCCAAGGAATATGCAAGGAAATAGCACCACTAGATTTATTGAGCGCATGCAATAATCCAACATCCTCCAACTTTTGCTCTAAAGTACCGGGCTCTCCCGGACCAGAAAAACGTCCAAAACGTGTTCCTCCAGTGCCCAATGCCCAGCTTGGTATTGCTATTTGAAATTTCTGAAGCTTCTCTAAAACCTGTTCAACAGCTGCAATATCCTGTGAGATATATGCAAAATCTCTCTTGTGTTTATCTCTTAATTGACTATTATGCGCATCTATTAGCTGCTTGTCTAAAATCATAATTAAAATGGTTAATGGTTGATAACGTAGATAGATATCGAGTGAATTTTCACATCATCACTCGACATCTAAGATATAAAAATTAGCGAACAAATGCCATTGCAACGCCTCCATCGACATTCAAAACATTGCCTGTAGATTTATTCAACAAGCCACCAACATAAGTGAAACATGCATTAGCAATATCTTCTGGAAGGATAATCTCGTTCAGTAAAGTACGTTTCGCATAAAAAGCCGGTAACTCCTCGATGGTTACTCCATATGCTTTTGCGCGACCCGCGGCCCATCCGCCAGCCCAAATATTACTATCGGAAATTACAGCATCGGGATTGATAACATTCACTCGTATTTTTGCTGGCCCTAGTTCTGCAGCACACA
It includes:
- a CDS encoding FGGY-family carbohydrate kinase is translated as MNNDKIPVVAIFDVGKTNKKLFLFDANYQIVFERSARFLETVDEDGDPCENLESLRLSVFDSLHEVFRKNEFEVKAINFTSYGASFVYIDDDGRPLTPLYNYLKEFPVALQQDLYNKYGGEEAFSLASSSPALGSLNSGLQILRLKREQPKIFERVRFALHLPQYLSFLVSGKVYSDMTSIGCHTALWDFNKDEYHQWVQEEGIQGILAPIVKGDEVFDGAFPGSPYRVGAGLHDSSSALIPYLLNFNEPFVLISTGTWCISFNPFNHSDLTVDELRKDCLFYQSYAGKPVKASRLFAGYEHEVQSKRIADFFHVTTAKFRNIQLNPRIVAKLAKESIAGDLKIFSKVDLGRYHDYEEAYHSLMLHLIKAQVESTRLVLDAKKVSRIFVDGGFSKNHIYMNLLAKEFPEVEIFGASMAQATALGAALVIHEHWNEKPIPNDIIELRYFRGN
- a CDS encoding TIM barrel protein: MILDKQLIDAHNSQLRDKHKRDFAYISQDIAAVEQVLEKLQKFQIAIPSWALGTGGTRFGRFSGPGEPGTLEQKLEDVGLLHALNKSSGAISLHIPWDIPKDADKIKALASSLAITFDAVNSNTFQDQANQEHSYKHGSLHHVDPLVRRQAIDHNIEVINYGKSLGSKSLTVWLADGSSFPGQLNFREAFQNTLSSLQEIYKHLPEDWKLFVEYKAFEPYFYSMTIGDWGQSLLLANKLGPKAFTLVDLGHHLPNANIEQIVSLLLMEGKLGGFHFNDSKYADDDLTAGSIKPYQLFLIFNELVDGMDLNGMDHATGLGWMIDASHNLKDPLVDLLQSVEAIKIAYAQALLVDRAALKEAQQLNDIVKAQEILQDAFRTDVRPLVAESRLRSGAALNPVLLFNEEKLREKLIKERGLNTIATGL